Part of the Spinacia oleracea cultivar Varoflay chromosome 5, BTI_SOV_V1, whole genome shotgun sequence genome, attagtggtgacgtggcgtaatgAAAATAGGTATACGTGACACGCATACATTCTTAAGAAcgcttttaatatattagtaaaGATATATAATTGCAAAAAATATGGTTTAAAAGTGATACATAATTGTAAAAGTGATATATGCTATAGGTGTTGAGTTTGGTGTTATGAAAACAGAAAAATTAAATACATCATCGGCTTCACAAATATCGAATAATTTGGACTTTTACACAGTTCATCTATGTGTAATATATACGTATTACGTAAGAAAATATATAATcatgtaaattttttttagaTTACTATCGATATATACTATCTAAAGTTCTAAACATTAACTTTTGTAATATTTACTTACGCACAATTCGAGAGATTAAGAGTTACAGTTGTGTGTTGGAAAGCATAAAGTTAAATTGATGCAAACTTTAAGAAATTGGggaaatattatattttattaggttGAACTTCAAACACTTGGTGTTTGCTAAACATGTTCCAAGTACGAAtccattttttttcaaaattatatttACACTTTTCGTTATATTCTGTTTCAATTATTCTTTACATTGTGTTATATGCTAtatttggacatgaaaattttcacaattttacaaattttccacTTTCTCTTTAtttgttctattttttttccaaacacCCACCCACATTTATACATATTTCTTTTACTCCATctataatttattatatttatccaccttttttttgtttttttctcttAATATTCACACAAACTGTATActgcaaaaataattttgaaactgAAGTAGTTCAACGAAATAGTACACCAAAAGGCGATCCCAGATAAATCTATCATTATAATCTTACATACTTTTATAGAAGATGCTAATGTAATACTCATGAGATCCACCaaaaatttacatgttttactAGAGATTAAGAAAAGGAAGCAACTACTCTAATAAGAAGTAAACAAGTtcctaataattttaaaaaaaaaagcttcTTTCAAAAAAAACGATATgtacattgtttttttttggctGCACAACAATATATACACTGTGATATAAATTAAGATACAGTGTGCTCAGCAACACGAGCTAAAGACTTGAGATTGAACCCGACCAAAGTATCAACCAAATAACGAGTCTCCTCCAAAGTACTATCTCTCGGCACATCAACACTATATTTCTCTGTTACAATTGTCCTCCTCCGGTCACCAACATTAACCTTCTCTTTCTTCACTTCATCTCGTAGAGAAATCGTCCCTTGGTAATTAGCGAGGCGGCGGCTATGATCACCACCAACGATGCTAAACGCCAAGACATGGTCATTGTCACTAAAATCATCAAGCCTCTCAATGCTTGTTGTCGACGGGAACCCGGTAACATGAGTTATGTTACGCAAGGATCCTAGGGTGTTCGACGACGACCGCGAAGCAGATGAGCTTATAAACATTTTGTAGGCTTTTGGGTTGTGAAATTCACGGATAATGGACCATACTACTTCAATTGGTGCGTTTATAGCTTGTTCTACGCTAAAACTGCACTCTTGTATTGAAGGTAACACCATATTTGTTTGTACTACTGGTAGCCCTAATACAGTCATATCGTATTATGTAgagtaatttttcttgtttgaaATTCGATATATCAAACCAAGTGTTGCTACTAtcttttcttcaatttgaaagATATGATTGTGTGGTATTTATAGTGGATTCGACAAAACCAATAAAAGGCGGTTATACAGGATATGCTATTGTTGTCCTTATTATACAACATAGTCTTCCCTCCGTCCCAAACTAGTTATTACACTTATCTTTGCACAAaggttttaggtgataaatggttgtttggttatcaattattattttattgaaaaagtagatgtgatagaaattagtgggtatttttttaatggaATGAGATAAGGGgtggggaaaaaaaaaattagtggaaaGAGAGtgataatatagtaattgtggggtcattctttatttagaagtgtaacaactaatctgggacggacgaaaaagaaaagtgtaacaactaatctggaacggagggagttAGGTTCTATTCTGTTCaatttattttgacttatttcagacaataTAAGTTTAGATATGTTTAAATAAGTTGAACAAAAATTCAGTTACTTTTagttaagttcaataagttcagttaaaataagtttataaaatatgattttttcattaattttcacACACATGCAAATAAGTACTCACACCGTTCGcgattattttttcctttttctttttagaatcTTGTCACTATTTATAATTGAAGAtaattttctaatttcttttcaaTAGGTATTTCAAATATCTTCATGTGACATCTTGTTTTGTTGGTTTCAATGTGTAgcttaacaatatcaaattttatatttatttaacgtacgtatttggagatatttacgtttaaataaaGAGTTGAAACGGATGAAAAATCAAAAAGAGATAATATATaaggatggagggagtaatttattttagataAATATGTTTTTTCAGATCAAATAAGCtccaatatatttaaataaatttagataatTAACATAAGTTCATATAACTTACCTGAATGTATCCCCCGAACTAACTTTGATAAAAATGCgtcttataataaaaaaaatcttggGATGCGGGGAGCCCGGAAGTTGAAATAAAAATGGCTCCGTCGCCGCGTGAATTTCGAGGGAATTAAAGCGGGACTTGGATCGAACCGATTTGAACGACCCAATTGCCACTAAAAATAATATCTTATTACAGAGGAGGCTACGAGTTTAAGCCattataaattcttatttacacaTAGTGCATGATAAATATTGTATATAGGAGTAAaaataactcaaactcaaaatcaaaatactcGTAAAAATTGTctatttttaatgataaatttgttcattttaataaaaatattccttcataattattaataatgtataaaggcaattattaaaatctttaaaatatttatcaatCAACTTTATTTTTTCATAGTATATATATAGAAGTTAATAAAATTAACGtacattataaattataaaataaaaactggataaaaattaattcaatctatctattactatatactaaaagagacaccaggaatgacacgtgtcaattcctggagCAATTTTTTCCCGTCAAAaaccactttcccaaaaaaaaaatgtatctgtttgatttcattttttattccctacctttttttataaactatttatgtatgaaaataaaatttagtttataaattatggcaataatagatacgacgtattaataattattctaaattgttaatattttagtcaaatcgctatattagtaatgaaaaatatatcattcaatattttggtcaaattaccatattagcattttaaatatgcaaatTAGATGAATACATTTAaatgagtatgttaaaaatgttataactatgcaatAATTTGACAGATATTGAGTTAAACATTTTgtgaaaaaataatcaaaatccgtACACGAAATCTAATcagtatacaataaatttatcattACAAAATCTTTGGTTAAACCATTACGTCATCCTCAAAGTGGATAGGAATTAGGAACCAAGTAGATCCATGCTCATAAAGTGGCAGCAGTAACATCTAAAAATCTTGTCTGTTGTCGTCTTCTACATATTGTTTTACCCTATGTGAAAAagattactccgtattttttttgttatattttgtatatattattaattcattaaataaaacattattataaaatatttataatgTTTGTGGTTTAAAAATGACAGACGCGATGTATGAACAGATATACCATCTCAAATTTAAAGTAGGATAAAAATATAGTAGAAAGGACTTGGCTATGAGAAAGACAACAATCCATGGTTGCAATTTCTGCGTATAAGGAACTTAtattgttttttctttcttaagGATGAAGTAACATTTTGGGATGACTTATATTTGCTAATCCTTTTTCCAcgactttattttaattttttttgggtgaaaaaGTACGACAGTTATTGCTACTCTCTctgtcttttttattttttatactttctccgtttatttttgttccggtgttgtaaaggtggaaataatgggcttcgaatgaaggcccttttgtgtgtgttgaagatcttgcttggttgaatgagtcgagtccgaattcacctgcacaagagtaaaatcactagcctcgggggtgtttccgaggaaagcccctccgatgcctaagtaagaacgatgctcggattctagagagaagttctctagaagagtagtcttaaggcggtaaattggacgtaccttgaggtgtgagccttggcggcttatttatagtgtttgcataataaatgcccataggtcatttattgctattgggccttaggccttggttgatggctgaatagccatgtTGGTTTGTGGCAGGTTTGATGTTGCTGttttgagccattgggctttggacttagtggcccaattgatattcaattgggagcccaaacaacatgccccccagacccgatccatttaaaattaaatcggtgggtttccagctgtcagaagtccaaaagttccctctcttttttgaaaagaggTGACTTGCATtaatgacaagtgttgggacttGTTTTGAAttgtggagatcgtgggtttgaaAGAAGTTGGTGCGCCCTTTCTTTCTCTATAAATACTGGACGCAAGATTTCCTTCAAACCTTTACTTTTTCTGTCTTTCACACAAAATTCCTTTCTTTTTCCAACGATCGCAGCTTTCGAGTTTCTTCAAATCTACGGCTTTCAGTTAGCTTTTGTCTTCGGGAACTTGTCTCGTTTGCTTTGTCCGCGAATTCCGCTTTGGAAAAAGGTAACTTGCTTGCgaattttcttctttttcttgctCTTTCTTCTACTCCTCACTCTGAACCCTAGACTTTTAGAATCTGTAACTATGGCGAAGAACAAAGGCAAGggcaagttcgtcgttggttCTTCGAGTGAGAGGGAGGATGTGCCTTCGGAAAGGATACAGAAATCCTCGAAGGGCTGGCCTTCGGATAAGGTGGTGGAGAaacgttcgactggttgggatgctaCCAAGGATGGTGCTGTTGGAGGATCTGGTGGGTCTGAACGCGCTGCTTCTGGTAAGAAGGCTGGTTTTTCTGGTCACCGTCGTCCTTATTCTGAGTTTCCCGTTCATTGGGTTGAAGCTGACCCGAAGGGTAAGCTTGCTCCGATTTTGCATGAGACCACCAAGATTGATGGTCCGCTGGAGATCAGTaagtggtgactggttggtggaggccAAGCTGGGGGCCTACCATCGGAAGGCCGAAGAGCTATATGGAATCCAGCACGCTTTGGGGTAATGGTGTGAACTTCCCGaacaggagcgtcctcgggtgactcatccgccgaaggggttcatctctgtgtacaCTCATCACTTGGAGAATGGTCTCGTTTTCCCTTGGATCCGt contains:
- the LOC110806117 gene encoding abscisic acid receptor PYL12-like, with translation MTVLGLPVVQTNMVLPSIQECSFSVEQAINAPIEVVWSIIREFHNPKAYKMFISSSASRSSSNTLGSLRNITHVTGFPSTTSIERLDDFSDNDHVLAFSIVGGDHSRRLANYQGTISLRDEVKKEKVNVGDRRRTIVTEKYSVDVPRDSTLEETRYLVDTLVGFNLKSLARVAEHTVS